The DNA region ATGACCCCCATGTGGAGTTCCTCGCGCAGCCGCAGCAGCAGGCGCAGAATCTGGTCCTGGATGGTCACGTCGAGCGCGGTGGTGGGTTCGTCGGCCAGCAGCAGCTTGGGCTCGGAGGCCAGCGCGATGGCGATCATGGCACGCTGGCGCATCCCGCCCGAGAACTGGTGCGGGTAGTCGCGCAGCCGCGCGCGCGGGCTGGGAATGCCGGTGAGGTCGAGCAGTTCGGCGGCCCGGTCCTGGGCGGCGCGGCCCCGCAGGCCCCGGTGCTCGGCGAGGTTTTCGGTGATCTGCTCGCCCACGCTCAGGACCGGATTCAGGGCGCTCATCGGTTCCTGGAAGATCATGCTGATCTGGCCGCCGCGCACGCCGCGCAGCCGCGCCTGGGGCAGCGTGAGCAGGTTCTCGCCCCCGTAGACGACCTCGCCGGTCACGCGGATGGGAGGCTGATGCAGCCGCAGCAGGGCGCGCAGCGTCACGCTCTTGCCGCTACCGCTCTCGCCCACGATTCCCAGCACCTCGCCGGGGCCCACATCGAAGCTCACGCCCCGGACCGCGTGCAGG from Deinococcus sp. Leaf326 includes:
- a CDS encoding ABC transporter ATP-binding protein, translated to MTASVQTALATAPLLSVRDLNVRIPTPGGTLHAVRGVSFDVGPGEVLGIVGESGSGKSVTLRALLRLHQPPIRVTGEVVYGGENLLTLPQARLRGVRGGQISMIFQEPMSALNPVLSVGEQITENLAEHRGLRGRAAQDRAAELLDLTGIPSPRARLRDYPHQFSGGMRQRAMIAIALASEPKLLLADEPTTALDVTIQDQILRLLLRLREELHMGVILVTHDLGVIAQTCDRVAVMYGGRLMETAPVTELFRQPRHAYALGLLRSLPGSGAQRVPLQPIPGGPPDLHTPPTACAFAPRCAYVTPECLVTEPPLLEIAPGRASACVHAAELPSPQATPAQQVSA